From the genome of Nicotiana sylvestris chromosome 2, ASM39365v2, whole genome shotgun sequence, one region includes:
- the LOC138883597 gene encoding uncharacterized protein gives MRSMEQSLKIIQGLSGQKSVSYADLCMFPHMHLPLGFKTPKFEKYDGHDDPIAHLKRYCNQLRGSGGREELFMAYFGESLIRIASEWYIDQDISRWHIWDDLARNFVKEFQYNIDIAPDRNSLTNLKKKPSESFREYAIKWHEQASRVKPLMDQIEMVTVFLQSQEANYFQNMMSAMGKPFVEAIKIGKMIENGLKTGRILSQYAIRATSQAIKGGSGEVAKGKKKEETSMATSGARKHRTHRSFFSECSTLCPQPPRRCLCSSAIPGHECSTLCPATTTSQT, from the coding sequence atgaggagtatggaacagagtctcaaaatCATACAAGGAttgagtggacagaaaagtgtatcaTATGCCGACTTATGTATGTTCCCTCATATGCATCTGCCATtaggattcaaaaccccaaaatttgagaagtatgatggacacgatgatcctattgctcatctcaagagatattgcaaccAGCTGCGAGGATCCGGTGGGAGGGAAGAACTCttcatggcctatttcggagaaagtctgatccgcatcgcatctgagtggtacatagACCAAGATATATCCCGCTGGCACATCTGGGATGACCTTGCTAGGAATTTCGTCAAGGAGTTCCAGTATAACATTGACATTGCTCCAGATAGGAATTCATtgacaaacttaaagaagaaaccctcagaaagcttccgagagtatgcAATTAAATGGCATGAACAAgcctccagggtaaagcctcTGATGGATCAGattgaaatggtcacagttttcctCCAATCTCAAGAAGCTaactacttccaaaatatgatgtccgcaatgggtaaacCATTCGTAGAAGCCATCAAGATTGGCAAAATGattgaaaatgggttgaaaacaggTCGAATTCTAAGTCAATACGCCATTAGAGCCACCTCCCAAGCCATTAAGGGTGGGTCTGGAGAAGTAGCAAAgggcaagaaaaaggaagaaacatccatggcaaCGTCGGGTGCAAGAAAACACCGTACTCATAGATCCTTTTTCTCAGAATGCTCAACCTTATGTCCTCAGCCACCAAGACGTTGCCTATGCTCCTCAGCCATACCcggtcatgaatgctcaaccttatgtccggccacaacaacaagccaaaCGTAA